The following are encoded together in the Callithrix jacchus isolate 240 chromosome 19, calJac240_pri, whole genome shotgun sequence genome:
- the LOC144580329 gene encoding zinc finger protein 714-like, whose product MLSGLGTVAHAYNPSTLGGQGGQHSGGPGRADHLKSGVQDQPGQHGEIPSLLKIQN is encoded by the exons ATGCTCTCAGG tctgggcacagtggctcacgcctataatcccagtactttgggaggccaaggtgggcag cactctggaggGCCagggagggcggatcacctgaagtcaggagttcaagaccaacctggccaacatggagaaattccatctctactaaaaatacaaaattag